A genome region from Nicotiana tabacum cultivar K326 chromosome 13, ASM71507v2, whole genome shotgun sequence includes the following:
- the LOC107817159 gene encoding uncharacterized protein LOC107817159 codes for MVSDQEIARGVEILLRQSDPNAVTSLNGVVQQLGAKLGQDLSHKAEFINDQISLLRSQVQQPVQHPAMIKDHFALLNHPQFAAQQQFYSHLALQQQHQQQQQYLYFQQQQQQHQYRQPPLQPQVQQQAPSPVVARTAAGSAQHATSNAASAPKESATSGTKRRGGPGGLNKVCGVSPELQAIVGQPAMPRTEIVKQLWVYIRKHNLQDPGNKRKIICNDALRALFETDCTDMFKMNKLLAKHITALDPSKAEQADQAKRLKVEADPMAAKVEAHSVAAKVEVHSTAAKVKQPDSSTVAISDALAKFFGSEEKEIPQTEAFKRIWEYIKLNQLEDPVNSMVIVCDAKLQELLECESISALEIPQMLARRHFV; via the exons ATGGTGTCGGACCAGGAAATAGCGAGAGGTGTTGAGATTTTGCTCCGTCAGTCGGACCCTAACGCCGTTACGTCGTTAAACGGCGTCGTACAGCAGCTCGGAGCAAAACTTGGACAGGACCTTTCACACAAGGCGGAGTTTATCAATGATCAGATCAGTCTTCTCCGATCACAGGTGCAGCAGCCGGTACAACATCCGGCGATGATTAAAGACCATTTTGCCCTCTTGAACCACCCACAGTTTGCTGCGCAACAGCAATTTTATTCCCATTTGGCCCTTcaacaacaacatcagcagcagcaacaataCCTTTACtttcagcagcagcagcagcagcaccaATACCGGCAACCACCTCTGCAGCCGCAAGTGCAGCAACAAGCTCCGTCGCCGGTGGTTGCGAGAACAGCTGCGGGTTCTGCTCAGCATGCGACGTCAAATGCCGCTTCTGCCCCCAAGGAAAG TGCTACTTCTGGAACGAAAAGGAGAGGTGGACCAGGTGGTCTAAACAAAGTCTGTGGTGTTTCACCTGAACTTCAGGCCATTGTTGGTCAACCGGCAATGCCCAGGACAGAG ATTGTGAAACAGCTGTGGGTGTACATCAGAAAACACAACTTACAGGATCCTGGTAACAAACGAAAGATTATCTGCAATGATGCTCTGCGAGCACTCTTTGAAACAGACTGTACCGATATGTTCAAGATGAATAAGCTGCTGGCCAAACATATTACGGCATTAGATCCTTCAA AAGCTGAGCAAGCCGATCAAGCTAAAAGATTGAAGGTTGAAGCTGATCCCATGGCTGCTAAGGTTGAAGCTCATTCTGTCGCTGCTAAGGTTGAAGTTCATTCCACGGCTGCTAAGGTTAAACAGCCTGACTCTTCCACTGTTGCGATATCTGATGCGCTTGCCAAATTTTTTGGAAGTGAAGAAAAGGAGATACCCCAAACAGAGGCCTTCAAACGTATTTGGGAGTATATAAAGCTTAACCAACTTGAG GATCCTGTGAATTCTATGGTGATTGTGTGCGATGcaaagcttcaggaactcctagaatGTGAAAGCATTTCTGCTTTGGAAATACCTCAGATGCTGGCACGTCGTCATTTTGTTTAG